From Staphylococcus sp. IVB6214:
ATTCGTTAAATCTTGTGGCGTAATGTTCGCTGTTTCTATTAACGATGCAACTTGTGGCATCAGTTGTACGGAATGATTCTGTTTGACTGCTGATGTGTATGACACCAGCACTTCGTCTCCTTTCATCAATGCCACAGCTAACGGCTGATTCGAGCTATCAATCAACAAGCTATACATGTTCAACTGCCTCCTTTACCGTCTCATAATGCGCACCTACTGCTTCAAGGTATAGGGTACGTTCTGTCTCACTATCGACTGTAATCGTTATTTTCAAAAATGTATCTGGCAAGTATTCTTCTATGAATTGGCTCCATTCAATGACCGTTACCGCTTCATCATTAAAATATTCATCAAAGCCTAAATCTTCCTCTGAATCTTCTAGACGATAGCAATCCATGTGATGAAATTTAAGTTCTGACCCTTTATATGACTTGATAATATTAAAGGTTGGTGAATTAATCGTGCGTGTCACACCTAATGCGCGCCCTAAAAACTGACTAAACGTTGTCTTACCCGCACCTAAATCACCATCTAATAATAATACGTCACCTGCTTCAAGTTGTTGTGCAAGTTGTCGAGCGAAATCTTCCATTTCTACTAAATTTTGAACCTTCTTCATAATGTGCACTCCTGACTCAATTTTCCTATCTATTGTATCAAATTTTTGTCTTGAGTAGAATTGTGAATGTCTCATAATCATACGCATTCATTAGCTTACTACTTTGTTGCAACTTCTATTAAAAAATAACCACTTATTATTTTTCAGAAAATTTCAAACTTACTGTTGACTTCTTAGAAAAGATGCGTTAAATTAAGTCTATCCTTTTTTCAGATAATTCATTTAATTAACAGCAGCTTATTTGAAAAATAACTCATTCAACACTTTAAGGAGCGTATAACAATGATGACTAAGTATTCATTCCCTAACCAACAACTTAATATCATTATTTTATTATTACGCCCAGGACTGGAGCTTTAGTAAGAAACTTTTACTAAATTGCTTAAGTCCTATTTCTAGTTGAAT
This genomic window contains:
- the tsaE gene encoding tRNA (adenosine(37)-N6)-threonylcarbamoyltransferase complex ATPase subunit type 1 TsaE, coding for MKKVQNLVEMEDFARQLAQQLEAGDVLLLDGDLGAGKTTFSQFLGRALGVTRTINSPTFNIIKSYKGSELKFHHMDCYRLEDSEEDLGFDEYFNDEAVTVIEWSQFIEEYLPDTFLKITITVDSETERTLYLEAVGAHYETVKEAVEHV